The sequence AAATCTGTTGTTGTTGAACCTTATTTTTGATATCTCTTTATATGTAAATTCTGCGATTAGCTTTCCGTAAACACGTTCTAAAGGTTCAATTGTGTATTCAATTCTTTCGCTGTAAAAGCCCAGTTTAAGAGCTTCAATATCTTCCTGAGACAACATGTCTGCAGTATAGAAACTACTGATAAACTGATCAAAATTGTTGTTGTTGCGGGCATCGTACATGTTATAAACGACATTTTCCGATAAATTGCCATCTTCTGCAAAAAAACAGGAGTTACAGTATTTTTTATCTCCTTTCGATGAAAAAGTTTATAATTTTGCTATTAATTTTACACTATAATTCCATAATTTTCAACAAAATGTATTTGTTTCAGAGAGTGAGCATAATACTTTTATATATGTAAAATAAAACAATTCAATTGTAAAGAGAATTAAAATATAGTAATATAAATTGTAGAAGAATATAGAAAAGTGTGCTTTGGGTTAATAGTTATGCATACACCTGCAACAATTGATGCAAAAACATTTCGTTTTTCTTTTCGCACCAAATCTTTTCCGTACAATAAGTCCTATTTCGTTGAAGCATTACGAAAATATATAATATAAATATGCTTTGCCGTTTCCTGAAAATTTGATTTAATAATCTGGCCTGTGCAATAATTTTGCTTATAAATTTATGCTTATAAATATTACAAAGCAAATAGGAGGTGTATATTTAGTTATTTAATTTAAGTGTACCGCAACAGGCTGTTTGCCTGAAATTATTGTTTATTATCAGTATTTTGGAGGGGATGGGAAAGGATGAGAGAGAAAAAAATCTTTTCAAAAAGAACAAAAGCATTAATAGTTAGTTTTGTAATTCTTGCTTTGATGGTTTTCCCTGTCGGTACTGTCAATATTAGTGCCGCTAATGTGGAATACAACTATGCAAAGGCGTTGCAGTATTCCATATACTTTTACGATGCAAATATGTGCGGTACCGGGGTTGACGAGAACGGACAGTACAACTGGAGAGGCGACTGCCATGTTTATGATGCGGAACTTCCGCTCGATTCTGTAAACACCAATATGTCCGATGCATTTATCAGAGAGAACATAAGTGTACTTGATCCTGACGGAGACGGTAAAGTTGATGTTTCCGGCGGTTTTCATGATGCCGGTGACCATGTGAAATTCGGTATGCCTGAAGCATATTCCGGTTCCACACTGGGATGGGGATATTATGAATTCAGGGAACAGTATAAGCAGACAGGACAGGATCAGCATATCGAGACGATTTTGCGTTATTTTAATGATTATTTCATGAGATGTACTTTCAGAGATAAAGACGGCAATGTAGTTGCGTTTTGTTATCAAGTGGGTGACGGTGACATTGACCATGCTTACTGGAATCCACCTGAAATTGATGATATGTTCCGTAGAGGATGGTTTGCCACTAAACATTTGCCTTCAACGGATTGCGTGTCCGCAGCTGCTGCTTCTCTTGCAGTAAACTATTTCAACTTCAAAGATACAGACCCTGAATATGCCGAAAAAAGCCTTGACTATGCAAAAGCATTGTTTGACTTTGCACAAAAAAATGACAAAGAAGTTAATGCAGACGGTCCTAAAGGATATTATACTTCTTCAAAATGGCAGGATGACTACTGCTGGGCTGCGGCATGGCTTTACCTTGCAACCCAGGATGACAATTATTTGAATGAACTGTTTAAGTATTATGATTATTATGCACCTTCCTGCTGGACTCACTGCTGGAATGACGTTTGGGCAGGTACGGCATGCATTTTGGCTCAAATAGACGATCTTTACGACAAAGACAGCGAGGAGTTTGAAAACAGGTACAGACAGGCTGCAAATAAGAGTCCTTATGAACCGATAGATTTTTGGGCCGAGGTTGCAAAACTGGTAGAGAACTGGATGTACGGTAAGACTGTTACAATTACTCCCGGTGGATATGCATTCCTTAACAAATGGGGTTCGGCAAGATACAACACAGCTACACAGTTTGTAGCTCTTGTGTATGACAAACACCATGGTGATGCGCCTTCAGCATACAGTCAATGGGCAAGGTCGCAAATGGAGTACCTTATGGGAAACAATCCTCTTAATCGTTGCTACATTGTAGGATACAGCGATATTTCCGTAAAATTCCCGCACCATAGGGCGGCATCAGGTTTGTCAAAATGTGAAGACCCTGATCCTCACAAATATGTATTGTATGGTGCGCTGGTCGGCGGACCGGATGAGAATGACCAACATATAGATATGACATCAGACTGGGTTTACAATGAAGTTACAATAGACTACAATGCTGCTTTTGTTGGTGCATGTGCCGGCCTTTACAGATACTTTGGGGATCCTTCAATGGAGATTACACCTAATTTCCCGCCGAAGGTCGAGATATCGGACCCTGACAACGGAGGTTCCTATTGGGTAGAAGCATTTGGTGTGGACATAGTACAAAGCGATGGACCAAAAGCAACTGAAGTCACTTTGTATGTACGTTCGGATTCAAGGAAACCGTCAAAGAATATTTCCGTCAGGTACTTCTTCGATGCCACGGGGATGTCATCGGTTGACCCTGACAAGATGGAGATAAGACAGCTTTATGACCAGACAGCGGCAGAGACGGATTATGCGGCCAAACTTACAGGTCCTCACCATTATAAAGATAATATTTACTATGTGGAAATATCGTGGGAAGGATTTGCAATCGCTAATTCCAATAAAAAATACCAGTTTGCGTTGGGTACATACACATGGGGCAACAGTTGGGATCCGACCGACGACTGGAGTTATCAGGAATTGAAGATAGAAGAGAGTAATTATACAGGAACTCCTGCGAGAAACAACAGAATATGTGTTTATGATGCCGGTGTTCTTGTGGGAGGAATTGAGCCGGACGGAACAACACCTCAATCACCTACTCCGTCGCCGACTCCCACACCTCCACAGGAACCGGAATTCACATATGGAGATTTAAACGGGGACGGCAGGGTTAATTCATCAGACTTGGCTTTGATGAAGAGGTATGTGGTTAAACAAATTGAGAAATTAAATGTTCCGGTAAAAGCAGCTGACCTTAATGGAGACGATAAAGTAAATTCAACCGATTATTCAGTCTTAAAGAGATATTTGCTCCGTTCAATCGAGGTTATTCCGATAAAATAAAAGCTGAATACCAAAATGAAAGACGAAGGCTGCCCTTTTTTGGGCGGTCTTCTTTTTTATTATCTTATGTCTCAAATATATCTCAAACACAAACAGGCATATTTTGCATATCTTATTAGTGGGTTACGCAAACTATTTTAAGAATCAATTTAAATGGAGGGACTTTGCATGACAAAAGGCAGAATAAGGCACATGTTTCCGGGAGGTAACACTTCACAGGGCTTTTTCAGCTATTATGATTATATATTAGGCCAGGAGGAAGCCAATAGAATTATATGTATTAAAGGCGGTCCCGGTGTCGGAAAGTCAACATTCATGAAGAAAATAGGAAAAGAGATGGTGGAAAGAGGATATGACGTGGAATTTATGCACTGTTCAAGTGATAACAACAGCCTTGACGGTGTGGTAATACCGTCACTGAAAATAGCTCTTCTCGACGGAACGGCTCCCCATGTTGTGGATCCTAAAAATCCCGGAGCGGTAGATGAGATAATACATCTCGGTGACTTCTGGAACGAAAAAGAGCTAAGAAAGAACAAGGAAGGCATATTAAGGGACAATAAAGAGGTGGGAAGAACGTTCAGAAGGGCATACAGATATATAAAAGCTGCCTATTTTATATATGAGGACAATATGGAAATAGTGAGCCGGTGCATGGACAACGCAAAAGTAAACAAACTCTCCGATAGGCTTAAAGACGAAATTATGGGCGACAAGGACATTGCGGACCGGCAGGGCAGGGATAGAAAACTTTTTGCAAGTGCAATCACTCCGAACGGACTTGTAAACTATCTTGATACGCTGATTAATACAGATAAGGTGTATGTTCTCAAAGGTATGCCGGGAACAGGGACTGAAAGAGTGATTCAAAAGATAAAGGAAGCGGCTGTGGAAAGAGGTTATGATGTTGAATCTTTTTATTGCGCACTAAATCCGTATAAGTTGGAACATCTTATAATACCTGGTTTGAATGTTTCAATAACTACGTCAAATGATTATCACAGTGCCAATGTGGAAAACACCGCTGAGTATAACCTTGATGAATATTTGGATATGACGGAATTGGGAAAATATCAGGAAACTTTGGAAAATAACAAAAAGAATTTTGAAATGTTACTTGACACAGCTATAAAAACCATTGCAAAAGCAAAAGCATTTCATGACAGTATGGAAAACTATTACATACCCAATATGGATTTTGACGCGGTGGAAAGATGCTATGAAGCTACTTTGAACAGGATTCTTGAATATGCAAAAGAGTGTCACTGAATATAGATTAAAGGAGTCGGAATTATTTTGACTCCTTTTTTTACGAGTCTTGAACATGATTTGAAGTCTGTGATACAATATAATAAAATAAAAGTTGGAACAACAAACAGATTTATACTGTCCCCTATATATTTGATTGCTTTTTTATTTTTATCCGCAATTTCGTCAAATGCTTTATTTTTTACGGATACAAGGGGGTATACTGTGAAAAGGAAAATTTTGATTGTGTTTGTACTGCTGTCAATTGCAATTTCCCAGTTTTTGTATTTTGAAGTGGGATGTTTTGATGTTTATGCCTGGAATAAGGCAGTTATTGGAGATGTAAATGCGGACGGTGTTGTAAATATCAGTGATTATGTACTTATGAAGAGATATATTCTCCGTATTATTGCAGATTTTCCTGCTGACGATGATATGTGGGTCGGAGATGTAAACGGAGATAATGTTATCAACGATATTGACTGTAATTATTTGAAAAGATATTTACTTCATATGATTAGGGAATTTCCGAAGAACTCTTACAATTCGGCACCTACATTTACGCCCATACCGACATTTACACCGACACCGACGCCGACAAAGGCACCTGCCGCTCCTGCAAATACACAATCCGGCATTTTGAATGACGGATATTTTCCTCCGGGAACTTCGAAGCATGAACTTATAGCAAGGGCTTCAAGTCTAAAAGTGAGTGAAGTTAAAGCCATTATAAAAAAGCAGGTGGATGAACACTGGGATGTTATAAGGGACGTGTGTGGGTTTAAGAATAAAGAAGTTGCTTATGCGTTTTTCTTTGGAATGGCTACCAGAGAGTCCACTTTTAGAGCTGCAACTGAGACCGGAAGCGGGGCTTCACACGCTTTTGGCCCTTTGCAGACAGCCGAGACGGCTTATGCAAATGCGAATCCCAACTACATGCCCGAGCATAATGTTCCGGAGATGCACCAATATGATTTTACGGAATACAACTTCTATGATGTGGGTATATCCGTACATATGGGAATCAGACATTTTTTGCACTTTGCAAGACTTGCGAAGGAAAAATACAGCGGCAGGGACATAGCGCGTCACGGCTTGATGGGATACAATACAGGTTGGATTGACGGTGCGGACGAATCTTGGATTGTAAGATATGCGGATGAAACTGCTGCTTTGGGGGCATGGTATCTTAGGAACAATCATATGTCCGATGATGAGTTTACATGGGATACCGATCCGAGGGTGGATCGCAGCAATCCATGGGAGATTTATTACTAATTGCCGTAAAGCAGTGAAGCAACATTGTTTAGACCGTTTAGGGGATGAGGGAGCCGGTTTTGCGCCTAAATCCCCTCATCTATTTGACCTGAAGCGGCAAAAATATAAAAACAAAAGTCTGAGAATATTTGAAAAAATTTAAAGTACATAACCGGTAGGTTGGATTTTTTATAGAGAAATTATTTTTTGAGGTTTAAAATAATATATTAATGAGGTTTAAAATATTGTATTAAAATGATATTATTTATTTATATGTTGTATATTGCATAGAAAAGAATACATCATTAAAGAGCAAAGGTAGGTTGTTATTTTGGGAATTTTCAATATATATACACTGTTCGGAGACAGAAAAAGCAAGGCTGAAAAGTTGTCCAAAAAAGGAGACGAATTGTTTCTGAACAATAAGTATGCCGAATCTGTGAACTATTACAAAAAGGCAATAAAAACATATGCCAAATATTTTGAAGCTTATGTAAACTTAGGTTATACATTGATAATATTGGGAAAATATGAAGAGTGTATAAGGTATTGCAACAGGGCATTGGCTCTTAATCCTCAGGATGCTTCGGAGTTGTATTTTATAAAGGCTGAATGCTTCAAAAAAATGAAGAGATATCGTGAAGCTCTGGAGAATTATATAAAGGCGGTTGAAATAAGGAAGAGGGTTTTCTATTTGATTCCACTGGCAATTCTTCTTTATGATATGGAGGAATATGACAAGGCTCTGGAGATATTTGACACTCTTGAAGCATTAGACCTTAAATATAATGATGATTTGGAAAGTATATTCCTTTACAAAGGTAAGATAATGGAAAAGAAAGGCCGTTTCAAAGAAGCTATAGATTACTTTGACAAGGCTCTTGAGGTTAATCCTGCAAATGCGGAGATATATGATAAAAAAGCTTCTTCTTTGTATTATCTGGGCAGAGATACGGATGACATGGATCTTATAAAGGAATCAATAATATATTATCGAAAAGCGCTGGAGATAGACGGTGAATATTTGCACTCATTAAACGGAATTGCAGTTTCTCTTGAGGTGTTGGGAAATGCCGATGAAGCTTTGATTTATTATGATAAAGCACTCGAAGTTTATCCTGATTTTGTACTTGTCCATTACAACAAGGCAAATTTGTTGATGAATTTAAGCAGAAATGAAGAGGCTTTATATCATTATGACAAGGCAATACAGATAGACCGGTATTGTGTTGATGCCTACATCGAAAAAGCGGAATTGCTTTGCAAGATGGAAAAGTACGCTGACGCTTTGAAAGTGTTGGATAATATTTTGAATATTGTAGAAGCTTCCGATATCAGAGACAGAAATGAGAAAATATGCACATTGTTAAAGTGCAAGGGTGAAGCGTTTCATATCATGGGTAAATTTAACGAAGCTATTGAGTGCTATGACAAAGCTCTTGCAGTTGATAAAGACAGAGCGGATGTTCTTGTGAAAAAGGGGGAAGCTTATAATCGTTTGGGAATGCCTCAAGAGGCAATTCTTATGTACGAAAAAGCACTCGGGGTGAGAAATGACTATTATATAGCCTATTTTTTAATGGGAGTTACATACAAGCATTTAGATGAGTACCAATTGGCACTTGAAGCTTTTGATTGTTATATAAATGCTGTGCCTAAAGTACCTGAAGCTTATGTGGAGAGGGCTGAAGTACTGCAATTTATGCAAAGGTATGAGGAGGCAAAGGAAGATTGCGACCAAGCCCTTGTGTTGAGGCCACAGTTTGGAAGTGCATGTTACAGGAAGAGCCTTATTTTATGTGAACTTGGCAAATATGATGAGGCAATAGAAATTCTCGAAAAACTGCTCGATGATGAAGAGTTTTGTGATATTGCAGGATATTTCAAGGGTGTTGCGCTGAAAAATCTGGGAAGGTATGAAGAAGCTTTGGAATATGTGGATGGATATATAACAAAATATCCCGGATACAGAGAACCCTATCTTGAAAAAGCTGATATTTTGATTGCTCTTGAAGAATACGAAAAAGCCATGGAGGCCTGTAACGTTCTGCTTGACAGGGATGCTGAAGATATCGGTGCTTTGGTAAAAAAGAGCGGTGTGTTTTTCAGACAGGATAAATTCGAAGAGGCTCTTAAATGTATTGAAGATGCCATGGCTTTATCTTTGGACCATCATGCTTTGTACTACTACAAAGCAGAAATACTGAGGAATATGGGGAAACCTGAGGAGGCTATAGAGTTTTTTGACAAATATATTGAGAAAGTTCCCAACCACCCCAATCCTTATATTGGCCGTGCGAAGTCGTTATATGTAATGCAGGAATATGAGAAAGCCCTGGAATGCTGTGAAAAGGCAATAAGTCTTGATGACAAATATATTGAAGGTTATTATTCAAAAGCGCACATATTGCTGCAGATGGACAAATATGAGGATGTCCTGGAACTGTTGGATAAAATAAAGGAAATTGATCCGGAGTTTCCTATGTTTTATTATGACCGGGCTGAAGTTTTCAAAAGAATGGGAAATCACGAAAAAGCGCTTCAGGAAATCGATATTTATCTTGAGAAATTTCCGGACGACGGCTATGCCCATGAAAAAAGGGCCAATATCCTGTTTACTTTGGGAAGACTTGACGAGGCCATCGAGGAATGCGACAAGGCCATCGAGTTTGAACCCGAGCTGTTAGATGCTTACTACGGGAAGGGATACATACTTTATTATACAGGACGGTTTAAAGAGTCCTTAAGCTATTTTGACAAGGTAATTGAGTTAAATTCCAAAAGTGCTTATGCTTATTACAGCAAGGGAAATGCCCTTAAATATTTGGGAGACTTTGAAGGCGCTTTGGAAAATTACAACTATGCCATAAATTTGTGGCATGAATTTGCTGAGTGTTATTCGGCCATAGGTCATCTTTATTTCCTGGTGGGTAATTATACAAACAGTATGATTTTCTACGACAGGGCTGAGAGTCTAAAACCGGATTATATTTATCCATATATAGGAAAATCCCAGCTGTATATGACGCTGGGCGACATGGAAAGTGCCATAAGGTATAGTGACAAAGCTTTGGAAATATCTCCTGATGATGCGGAGGTACACAATAACAAGGGTAAGATTCTGGGGTATTTTGGAATGTTTGATGAAGCAGTCAGCTCTTTTCTGACTGCAATTGAACTAAATGACAGTCAGGCGGAATATTATTATAATCTGGGAAATGCCTATCTTATGATAAATGAGTTTGAAAATGCGATAGAAAGCTATAACAAGGCTATAAATTTGTATCCGGAGTATGAAGCCGCCTACGTTGGAATCGGCAAGGCGCAGATGTGCCTTGAAAATATTGAAGAAGCACTGAAGAATTTTAACAAAGCCATAGAATTGAATCCGCGTTCTGCCGAAGCATATTATTCAAAATCCGAG comes from Acetivibrio thermocellus ATCC 27405 and encodes:
- a CDS encoding PRK06851 family protein: MTKGRIRHMFPGGNTSQGFFSYYDYILGQEEANRIICIKGGPGVGKSTFMKKIGKEMVERGYDVEFMHCSSDNNSLDGVVIPSLKIALLDGTAPHVVDPKNPGAVDEIIHLGDFWNEKELRKNKEGILRDNKEVGRTFRRAYRYIKAAYFIYEDNMEIVSRCMDNAKVNKLSDRLKDEIMGDKDIADRQGRDRKLFASAITPNGLVNYLDTLINTDKVYVLKGMPGTGTERVIQKIKEAAVERGYDVESFYCALNPYKLEHLIIPGLNVSITTSNDYHSANVENTAEYNLDEYLDMTELGKYQETLENNKKNFEMLLDTAIKTIAKAKAFHDSMENYYIPNMDFDAVERCYEATLNRILEYAKECH
- a CDS encoding tetratricopeptide repeat protein; amino-acid sequence: MGIFNIYTLFGDRKSKAEKLSKKGDELFLNNKYAESVNYYKKAIKTYAKYFEAYVNLGYTLIILGKYEECIRYCNRALALNPQDASELYFIKAECFKKMKRYREALENYIKAVEIRKRVFYLIPLAILLYDMEEYDKALEIFDTLEALDLKYNDDLESIFLYKGKIMEKKGRFKEAIDYFDKALEVNPANAEIYDKKASSLYYLGRDTDDMDLIKESIIYYRKALEIDGEYLHSLNGIAVSLEVLGNADEALIYYDKALEVYPDFVLVHYNKANLLMNLSRNEEALYHYDKAIQIDRYCVDAYIEKAELLCKMEKYADALKVLDNILNIVEASDIRDRNEKICTLLKCKGEAFHIMGKFNEAIECYDKALAVDKDRADVLVKKGEAYNRLGMPQEAILMYEKALGVRNDYYIAYFLMGVTYKHLDEYQLALEAFDCYINAVPKVPEAYVERAEVLQFMQRYEEAKEDCDQALVLRPQFGSACYRKSLILCELGKYDEAIEILEKLLDDEEFCDIAGYFKGVALKNLGRYEEALEYVDGYITKYPGYREPYLEKADILIALEEYEKAMEACNVLLDRDAEDIGALVKKSGVFFRQDKFEEALKCIEDAMALSLDHHALYYYKAEILRNMGKPEEAIEFFDKYIEKVPNHPNPYIGRAKSLYVMQEYEKALECCEKAISLDDKYIEGYYSKAHILLQMDKYEDVLELLDKIKEIDPEFPMFYYDRAEVFKRMGNHEKALQEIDIYLEKFPDDGYAHEKRANILFTLGRLDEAIEECDKAIEFEPELLDAYYGKGYILYYTGRFKESLSYFDKVIELNSKSAYAYYSKGNALKYLGDFEGALENYNYAINLWHEFAECYSAIGHLYFLVGNYTNSMIFYDRAESLKPDYIYPYIGKSQLYMTLGDMESAIRYSDKALEISPDDAEVHNNKGKILGYFGMFDEAVSSFLTAIELNDSQAEYYYNLGNAYLMINEFENAIESYNKAINLYPEYEAAYVGIGKAQMCLENIEEALKNFNKAIELNPRSAEAYYSKSEALRILDEEEEAQECYEKALELGYNA
- a CDS encoding dockerin type I repeat-containing protein, whose product is MKRKILIVFVLLSIAISQFLYFEVGCFDVYAWNKAVIGDVNADGVVNISDYVLMKRYILRIIADFPADDDMWVGDVNGDNVINDIDCNYLKRYLLHMIREFPKNSYNSAPTFTPIPTFTPTPTPTKAPAAPANTQSGILNDGYFPPGTSKHELIARASSLKVSEVKAIIKKQVDEHWDVIRDVCGFKNKEVAYAFFFGMATRESTFRAATETGSGASHAFGPLQTAETAYANANPNYMPEHNVPEMHQYDFTEYNFYDVGISVHMGIRHFLHFARLAKEKYSGRDIARHGLMGYNTGWIDGADESWIVRYADETAALGAWYLRNNHMSDDEFTWDTDPRVDRSNPWEIYY
- a CDS encoding glycoside hydrolase family 9 protein, coding for MREKKIFSKRTKALIVSFVILALMVFPVGTVNISAANVEYNYAKALQYSIYFYDANMCGTGVDENGQYNWRGDCHVYDAELPLDSVNTNMSDAFIRENISVLDPDGDGKVDVSGGFHDAGDHVKFGMPEAYSGSTLGWGYYEFREQYKQTGQDQHIETILRYFNDYFMRCTFRDKDGNVVAFCYQVGDGDIDHAYWNPPEIDDMFRRGWFATKHLPSTDCVSAAAASLAVNYFNFKDTDPEYAEKSLDYAKALFDFAQKNDKEVNADGPKGYYTSSKWQDDYCWAAAWLYLATQDDNYLNELFKYYDYYAPSCWTHCWNDVWAGTACILAQIDDLYDKDSEEFENRYRQAANKSPYEPIDFWAEVAKLVENWMYGKTVTITPGGYAFLNKWGSARYNTATQFVALVYDKHHGDAPSAYSQWARSQMEYLMGNNPLNRCYIVGYSDISVKFPHHRAASGLSKCEDPDPHKYVLYGALVGGPDENDQHIDMTSDWVYNEVTIDYNAAFVGACAGLYRYFGDPSMEITPNFPPKVEISDPDNGGSYWVEAFGVDIVQSDGPKATEVTLYVRSDSRKPSKNISVRYFFDATGMSSVDPDKMEIRQLYDQTAAETDYAAKLTGPHHYKDNIYYVEISWEGFAIANSNKKYQFALGTYTWGNSWDPTDDWSYQELKIEESNYTGTPARNNRICVYDAGVLVGGIEPDGTTPQSPTPSPTPTPPQEPEFTYGDLNGDGRVNSSDLALMKRYVVKQIEKLNVPVKAADLNGDDKVNSTDYSVLKRYLLRSIEVIPIK